A genome region from Schaalia sp. 19OD2882 includes the following:
- the sucC gene encoding ADP-forming succinate--CoA ligase subunit beta, which translates to MDLYEYQAREMFSQHGVPVLPGICATTVDEAEKAAAELLAATDLLVVKAQVKTGGRGKAGGVKLARTPAEAREKAEAILGMDIKGHTVHTILIAAGAEIAEEYYFSILLDRANRQHLAMCSKEGGMDIETLAVERPEALVKYGLDPDVGIDHDVALTILDQAAFDTDLAGRIAPVLVLLWETYRDEDATLVEVNPLVTTDTGDVLALDGKISLDDNARFRHSAHETLVDTRTEDPREAMAKAAGLNYVRLEGQVGIIGNGAGLVMSTLDVVALSGQDLGVKPANFLDIGGGASAEVMAKGLEIILGDDQVTCCFVNVFGGITACDQVAKGVVGALETLGEAATKPLVVRLDGNKVEEGRAILAAAAHPLVHMSDTMDGAARLAAELAAK; encoded by the coding sequence GTGGACCTCTACGAGTACCAGGCACGGGAAATGTTCTCCCAGCACGGCGTTCCTGTCCTTCCCGGCATCTGCGCCACCACCGTCGACGAGGCCGAAAAGGCCGCAGCCGAGCTGCTCGCCGCAACGGATCTGCTGGTCGTCAAGGCGCAGGTCAAGACCGGTGGCCGCGGAAAGGCCGGCGGCGTCAAACTGGCCCGGACCCCCGCCGAGGCTCGCGAGAAGGCCGAGGCGATCCTCGGCATGGACATCAAGGGGCACACGGTCCACACCATCCTCATTGCCGCCGGCGCCGAAATCGCCGAGGAATACTACTTCTCGATCCTCCTGGACCGCGCCAACCGCCAGCACTTGGCCATGTGTTCCAAGGAAGGCGGCATGGACATCGAGACGCTCGCCGTCGAACGCCCCGAGGCCCTGGTCAAGTACGGCCTCGACCCGGACGTCGGCATCGACCACGACGTCGCGCTGACCATCCTGGACCAGGCGGCATTCGACACCGACCTGGCTGGACGCATCGCCCCCGTCCTCGTCCTCCTGTGGGAAACCTACCGGGACGAGGACGCCACCTTGGTCGAAGTCAACCCGCTGGTCACCACCGACACGGGCGACGTCCTTGCCCTGGACGGCAAGATCTCCCTGGACGACAACGCGCGCTTCCGGCACAGCGCGCATGAGACCCTGGTCGACACCCGCACCGAGGACCCGCGCGAGGCCATGGCCAAAGCCGCAGGTCTGAACTATGTGCGCCTGGAAGGGCAGGTCGGAATCATCGGCAACGGCGCCGGACTGGTCATGTCCACCCTGGACGTCGTCGCCCTGAGCGGACAGGACCTGGGCGTCAAACCCGCCAACTTCCTGGACATCGGAGGCGGCGCCTCGGCCGAGGTCATGGCCAAGGGCCTGGAGATCATCCTCGGCGACGACCAGGTCACCTGCTGCTTCGTCAACGTCTTCGGCGGCATCACCGCATGCGACCAGGTGGCAAAAGGTGTGGTCGGCGCCCTCGAAACCCTGGGGGAGGCGGCCACGAAGCCGCTGGTCGTGCGCCTCGACGGCAACAAGGTCGAGGAAGGTCGCGCCATCCTGGCCGCAGCCGCCCACCCGCTGGTCCACATGTCCGACACCATGGACGGCGCCGCGCGCCTCGCCGCCGAACTGGCCGCCAAGTGA